TGGAGCCACTACTGCAGGGAGGCAAGCTCCACCCGTCGTCGAATAGAGGAGGCATCGGGCGCCGCCGAACCCGCCACCAACCGCAATCCCGTTGTACACACAAGAGCCGCCACTGCCTAGAACCACCGCCACCAGCTAGCCTGAGAGAGAGCGAAGCATGCATGGACCAAGCCACCGGGAGAGAAGAGGCCGGTGGACCTGGCTACAACAAGTGTCGGGGGATAGGGGTCGCCCGAGGTAGAGCAGGCAAAGATTGGAGGAGAGGGGGTGCTAGAGGAGGAGGTGGTACTGGAGGGACAGGGGAGACAACGTCGTGGCGTGGCGAAGAGGACCACCGACGAACAGGAACCCGTAGCAGCGCCGGCACGAGGTGCGGCGGCCACCCCAAGATCCAGCGTCGGGGGGTTGGGGGTCACCGAGGTGCGAGGGGGTCAAGGCCGGGAGCAGGGGAACCGATTCGCGGGGGAGAGGACCACCGGCGGCAGCCCCTGCGGAGCAGCCGTGACCACCATGAGATCCagtgcgcggggggggggggggcgagcagAGGCCCGAACGTGAGGGAATGGATCCCGTCGCCGCCGACAAGCTTTGCCCGATGAGTGCCGGCAGCAGCGAGGGAAGGTGGCGAGGGCGGCACGCCGGCGGCGGTGGCTAGGGTTCCTGCCCGAGCCACCTCCAGGGAGACGACGCGGGGGGCGGTAGATTACTTGCTCTTGTTCGCGTTCAAATTTCAAGTCCAAAAAACAGACAAATTGGGATGCGACGGGCCTGTTGGAGGCACCGACGATCAAGAGCAGATGCTTGTGTCCATTTCGCCGACCTAAACGGATAAAATCCGCCGACCTAAACGGATAAAATCCGTACAAAACGGAAGACACTCATGATTGCCTGGGATAATAATACTCCCGTTTCAGGGCGCTGCACGTGTGGGTCTCCAGGTCGGGAGTCGCCGGTCAGACGTTCCCGTGACCGAATCCAACGACATCGGCCTGGGTCTTCCACCCATACCCACTGCCACTAGTGAGTAACGCTGCCCATCCATGGACAGCTTCCGCTCCAACTTCCCACGCTCGCGTCCACACGGTTCTGCTCTACACCTATGTTAGCATCCAACGCAGCGTTGTCGCCGCTGGCTCACCATTCCAACATATAGCAGAGACAGGAAGCTACTCTTACGGACAAATCTTGATGTACTcccaccgttcctaaatatttgtctttttagagattttaaataaactaccacatacggatgtatataccacatacagatgtatatagaatgtagattcactcattttacttcgtatgtagtcacttgttaaaatctctagaaagacaaatatttaggaacgaggGATTATATATTAGAGGCAAGCAGTCTAGTCTAATGCTGTTCTACTACTGTATATGTTAGTCACTTGATTGCTACACCATTGCTGCATCGTGCAATAAGCAAAAATTCTGAATATGAGGGATGGCCACCATAGCAAACTGAGACTTGGAACAAGAAATCACGGTAACAAATACGAAAGCAACAGGCCAGGAGCAATGACAGCTAAATTCGACGAAAGGATGCTCTCGGGGCAAAATTTAGGCTTAGCAAAAAGCAGCCACAATGCCAAACAAACACGATGTCAACAAGCATCATCACAATGACTCTTGATACAGTTTTAGTTCAAAATTAGTGCAGGTGCACACACAACCTCAGCACTTTAAAGCTGGCCGCAGAAGATAAACAAGCTCACACCTGTAAGGGTCTCTTTGATTCAAAGGGTTTTCATAGGATCTTTGAAGGATTagaatccttaggaatttttcctaagttgatcgtttgattcgtaggattgaaTCCTGTAGGATTTTTCCCAAGGATTCATTTGTACTACATTTCACAGGAATTTtaacatccactccaacctcttggaAGAAATCCTTTGTTTTTCTCGTGGCACAATCAAACAAACTCAAATCCCATAGGGATAATGGACATGCCATTCCAATCCTACGCTTTCCCTATTCCTATGTTTTtgcaatcctatgaatcaaagaggccctaagATAAGCCGAGGAACATAAGCAGCTACTTGGTGTCTTCTTCCACTTACACACATGACAAGAGGCGCTGGTTTCCCTTTCTTTCTCGACGTCCTGGCCAGGTTAAAGCAAGAAAGTCAACCGGTCATTGCTAACAAAAGATGGCATCGACTTTGCTTGCTTGGTTAGTGTTACTTCTCAAGCAAATTGTAGGAGGCTCCCTGATGGAAGGTCGGGTAGCCCATGCCTCGGAACAGAACTTCACGAGCGGCGTAGCATCCAGGCCACGTGGGAGCGCTTGCAAACTGCAGCCCCGGGAAGGTATGCGCTAGTGGCAGATTCGCTGCAGCCACTGGAGCATCCGCTTCAAGTGGCGACTCCTCCAGCATCTGCACAACAGCTGCATTTCCATCTGTAGACGACAAATCATTCAGCTGTGCATCCTCAGGTGTCAGCTGTCCTTCCTCAGGTGGGGAGTCTTCCAGGATTCGCTGTCCTTCCTCAGGTGGGGAGTCTTCCAGGATTCGGTATTGAACTCCAGCTGCATTTTCTGGTGCAGACGGTGGGTCTCCCAGCCCATGCTGGGCATCAGCTGATGTTACCTCGTCACAATCAGCAGGATCGGTTGGTTGCTTGGCAGATACACTTGCAATATGATCGTTGGTAGGCTCATGATCAGAGGTTGACACAGTTTGGTTTTGATTCCGAGAAGCACTTCTGCCTGACAACGAAATGCTCATGTCAGATTCAGCTGCCCTGACTGCAAAATACTCATGGGTTGGAGGGTCATTTCCACCTGGAGTATCATAGTTGCGAGGTTGCCCTGATCGGCCGTTGGTATCAGTCCAGTAGTCACCTGGAGAACTAGTGGTATCATGGTATGTGTCAGCCAACAACTGGTCTATCACGGAGGCTTCTGCTTGTCGCTCTCCTTGCATTTCTTCGTCAGGGATGCACGCCTCACCCTCACTGCCCATTTCCAAATCGCCACTGGTGCTCATATATGCATTGCCTGCGATGTCCCTTTGTGAATCATTATAGCACGGTCTTCTGCTGCAGAGGTGCCCCTTTGATTTAGCAATCTCATTATGTTTCTGAGCAAAATCACTACGGCTCCATAGAGAAAGAGGAGGAGGTGATAGATTCCACTGATCCATCTGCTTATTATCAGCATCAAACGATCCAGGCAAATAGAACGACTGCGTAATTTTCCAAAAGAAACATCAGGAACGAAATTCTATCATCAGCGTTAAAGTATAGGAGTTCTCAAGGGGAACAGTCCAAACATACCTTTCCTGCGAGCTGATTAGAATCCTCCCATATTAGCTCATAAGGTGGGTATTTTTTATCCAACCTACACATCATCAAGTGTGGAATATTGTTGGAGATTAAGAGAAGCAGAAAGCTATATGGGGATGAATAAAGAGAAAAGCAGTACCGTTCTGTTTCCTTGGGAACAATAAGAATTATCAGCTTTGGCTTGAAACTTAGGGCTTTGTTGATGAACTGGTTTGCAAGCGAAGCTTTAAACCCAAAAGGAGGGTTCAGCCCCATGATCTGACGATAACAGCATATACTGAATACATAAAATCTGGAAGTTTGCCATAATGGACGTGAGCAAAGTAACACTAGCTATACCAATCGGGATCCGGCAGGCAATTCATCTGGTTGAACAGTCATCCAGTCTCGCCTCTCAAAATTGAAATCATTCTGGAGAAATATTTATAATGCTGTATCAGTCCGCTGTGCACAACACTTCAACGAATCAAAAATTTGCTAAGGGAGTAGCAAAAGACATTGGATGCCTGGTCAGGCTCCTATATCTGCAATTAACTATTTCATAGTACATGGAATATTAACTAAACTATTAAAGATAAAAATGGACCATGTATAACAATTGGAGAAATGCAAGCACCTTTGGCTGGATGAGATCATAGTTTTTATAGAAGCAATTCTTTTCAGAAGCTTCGAGCTTTTCCTTCAATAATGTGCTAAAATCATTTGAACCACAGCAGAAGTCAACGACCTAAAAGAATAAGAAAAATGCACAGGT
This sequence is a window from Aegilops tauschii subsp. strangulata cultivar AL8/78 chromosome 7, Aet v6.0, whole genome shotgun sequence. Protein-coding genes within it:
- the LOC109750158 gene encoding protein ENHANCED DOWNY MILDEW 2, which encodes MAEIADEDSSTGIDLICALCDNGGEIASCEGKCLRSFHATKDASEDCKTLGYTRNQFDAMKVFLCKNCEHERYQCFACHRLSSAKTDPPELFPCASASCGHFYHAKCVAQLLFPENEAKATEYTTRIINGAKFACPVHKCDVCKYGENKEVKELQFAVCRRCPKSYHRRCLPRKIVFDDVIENGVCLFQRAWDGLLPKNRILIYCLKHNIDPNLRTPLRDHIKFPDDPITKKSSNVNGLRRVKIRCLDDCLPVPSSSSKRPLGTSTCSSSINSIAKRKKEHLPGGTKHPSMQKSVMSVIPISTFPEVDINTATRIYDFAQKASSNITIEDVQKQLVVSSTYTSFMKNTDKVTLGKVERSVEAVKTAVHMLESGADIEEAKDVCSPYDLFQLAKWKNKLNIYLAPFLHGTRYTSYGRHFTKLDKLEKIVDKLQWYVQSGDMVVDFCCGSNDFSTLLKEKLEASEKNCFYKNYDLIQPKNDFNFERRDWMTVQPDELPAGSRLIMGLNPPFGFKASLANQFINKALSFKPKLIILIVPKETERLDKKYPPYELIWEDSNQLAGKSFYLPGSFDADNKQMDQWNLSPPPLSLWSRSDFAQKHNEIAKSKGHLCSRRPCYNDSQRDIAGNAYMSTSGDLEMGSEGEACIPDEEMQGERQAEASVIDQLLADTYHDTTSSPGDYWTDTNGRSGQPRNYDTPGGNDPPTHEYFAVRAAESDMSISLSGRSASRNQNQTVSTSDHEPTNDHIASVSAKQPTDPADCDEVTSADAQHGLGDPPSAPENAAGVQYRILEDSPPEEGQRILEDSPPEEGQLTPEDAQLNDLSSTDGNAAVVQMLEESPLEADAPVAAANLPLAHTFPGLQFASAPTWPGCYAAREVLFRGMGYPTFHQGASYNLLEK